Proteins from a genomic interval of Thermoanaerobacterium thermosaccharolyticum DSM 571:
- a CDS encoding Hsp70 family protein, giving the protein MKPYIGIDLGTTNTVVAGANLTENGKFEIDILDMEQISDNAGRLTSKKTLPSCLYVDDFGKEYLGELAKKMKTLRYDRVIYNSKNYIGNRNHVWQIGGKKYTPEDVAGKILTVVKKNVERIYNTAVDGAVITVPASFNHDQIESTKNAAKLAGFIEDKLIFISEPTAALLELIYEEKLIEQSQKKYDFSTPKKVLVFDLGGGTCDVSIMNVEILDDDYKVEELAISPHIQLGGVDFDICGVLYLLHKYSILNNIDYNLISSDVDAKRYIFSILSLEIEKAKMMFSSETSSLIDKDNEDIVYKNSIENFYNGKTFDFEISKKEYDECIKPLLTKGGNLGFNIIDPIIDTLNKANLNKEDIDEVFLVGGMTAYSTVRRAVESFFEKKSINYLDPMYSVAKGAALYNYYSANRKRNEKGKIIIYPVVAENIYLDVKNDLPVLLVSQGTKAPYERVYDNIVKVDNATGIKLDILSGKSIYDPKMKRLKSMQLTFTDIIKPGTPISIKVTFDKNRILHLEAWVTGNDKQRIDVTFDKEVLYDGC; this is encoded by the coding sequence ATGAAACCATACATTGGCATTGATCTTGGAACTACTAACACGGTAGTGGCAGGTGCAAATTTAACAGAGAATGGCAAATTTGAAATAGATATTTTAGACATGGAACAAATCAGTGATAATGCAGGACGCTTAACATCAAAAAAAACGTTGCCATCCTGCCTATATGTTGATGACTTTGGAAAAGAGTATTTGGGCGAATTAGCTAAAAAAATGAAAACTTTGAGATATGATCGCGTAATATACAATAGCAAAAATTATATTGGTAATCGAAATCATGTATGGCAGATAGGTGGTAAGAAATATACTCCGGAAGATGTTGCCGGAAAGATTTTAACGGTTGTAAAAAAGAACGTTGAAAGGATTTATAATACGGCGGTAGATGGAGCAGTCATAACTGTTCCTGCTTCTTTTAACCATGATCAAATTGAATCAACGAAAAATGCTGCTAAATTAGCTGGATTTATAGAAGATAAGCTTATCTTTATATCAGAGCCGACAGCGGCTTTGTTGGAGCTTATATACGAAGAAAAATTAATTGAGCAAAGTCAAAAAAAATACGATTTTTCAACGCCAAAAAAAGTACTTGTGTTTGATCTTGGTGGTGGGACATGTGATGTTTCAATCATGAATGTAGAAATTTTAGATGATGATTATAAAGTAGAAGAGCTGGCTATTTCGCCTCATATACAGCTTGGCGGTGTCGATTTCGATATATGTGGTGTTTTATATTTATTGCACAAATATTCGATTTTAAATAATATTGATTATAATTTGATTTCATCAGATGTAGATGCCAAAAGATATATATTTAGTATATTATCACTGGAAATTGAAAAAGCAAAGATGATGTTTTCATCTGAAACAAGTAGTTTAATTGACAAAGATAATGAGGATATAGTGTATAAAAATTCCATTGAAAATTTTTATAATGGCAAAACATTTGATTTTGAAATCAGCAAAAAGGAATATGATGAATGCATAAAGCCATTGTTAACAAAAGGTGGAAATTTAGGCTTTAATATTATAGATCCGATAATTGATACTCTTAATAAAGCGAATTTAAACAAGGAAGACATTGATGAGGTATTTTTAGTTGGAGGAATGACTGCATACAGTACTGTAAGAAGAGCAGTCGAAAGTTTTTTTGAAAAGAAGTCCATTAATTACCTTGACCCTATGTATTCAGTGGCAAAAGGTGCGGCTTTATACAATTATTATAGTGCAAATAGAAAGAGAAACGAAAAAGGTAAAATCATAATATATCCAGTAGTGGCTGAGAATATTTACTTGGATGTAAAAAATGATTTGCCTGTTTTACTGGTAAGTCAGGGCACAAAAGCGCCTTACGAAAGAGTCTATGATAATATTGTTAAAGTAGATAATGCAACGGGAATAAAACTCGATATTTTATCTGGGAAGAGTATTTATGATCCGAAGATGAAAAGGCTTAAATCTATGCAATTGACGTTTACTGACATTATAAAGCCTGGTACACCTATATCTATAAAAGTGACTTTTGATAAGAATAGGATTTTGCATTTAGAAGCATGGGTAACTGGCAATGACAAACAAAGAATAGATGTCACATTCGATAAAGAGGTGTTATATGATGGCTGTTAA
- a CDS encoding HEAT repeat domain-containing protein has product MMAVNWRSLLQENRDLFFNIHNDDIKEGKGFLGAAANTDKTEMVKEHVFEYYISDINAQLVYEKTLKLKIVNEEDLNLMEVEIIDLLKSILEEGQNPIEMFLYCTKALNLSDKNVYQSILRILVSVCNLSKAGRDALVSVLKNWTWDLQMKIAIEAIRTIKEKSAFDVLLMLLNNESLKVLAADCLIDIGDERCIRPVLNMVNTFNGFSINERNVAFRLIDKLSRFGEEALSEIIKCYMNNENKSLNTVYSNVISRSKDMAIESLSKMLYNEDYNQKAAITLGKMRIGSATDRLIEALNSPLIENKMNIIIGLGYTKDQKAIKYLVNMLENGNLSNEIKACIITSLANLEAFEAKDIVKKYIDDKELRINTMSALVQLGEMKYLGGLFEYLISSNKSYSETSCAIKELKRLKGFKDSRISREITNGIKYLIRNNDGYACLNALRILDTNIDDGMAEELILKLKTTKKEEIQYTIYKILGKNTGILSNIINERIFIDASLNDSTRIRYLAQKIIEKNYKGRDKLIKA; this is encoded by the coding sequence ATGATGGCTGTTAATTGGAGAAGTTTACTTCAGGAAAACAGAGATTTGTTTTTTAATATACACAATGACGATATTAAAGAAGGAAAAGGTTTTTTGGGTGCTGCCGCTAATACAGACAAAACGGAAATGGTTAAAGAGCACGTTTTTGAATATTATATATCTGATATAAATGCGCAACTAGTTTATGAAAAAACTCTTAAATTGAAGATAGTAAATGAAGAAGATCTTAATCTGATGGAAGTAGAAATAATAGACCTATTAAAAAGCATACTAGAGGAAGGACAAAATCCCATCGAGATGTTTTTGTACTGCACAAAAGCACTGAATTTAAGTGATAAAAATGTGTATCAATCGATTTTAAGGATTTTAGTTTCTGTATGTAATCTAAGCAAAGCCGGGAGAGATGCGCTTGTAAGTGTGCTGAAAAATTGGACATGGGATTTACAGATGAAGATTGCGATAGAAGCAATAAGGACAATCAAAGAGAAATCTGCTTTTGATGTACTTTTAATGCTTCTCAACAATGAAAGCCTTAAAGTTTTAGCAGCAGATTGCTTAATAGATATTGGAGATGAAAGATGTATAAGACCTGTTTTGAACATGGTCAATACATTTAATGGGTTCAGCATAAATGAAAGAAATGTAGCATTTAGACTGATAGATAAACTTTCTCGCTTTGGTGAGGAAGCTCTGTCAGAAATAATAAAATGCTATATGAACAATGAGAATAAAAGCCTTAATACAGTGTATTCAAATGTCATATCTCGTTCAAAGGATATGGCAATTGAAAGTTTATCAAAGATGCTATACAATGAAGACTACAATCAAAAAGCAGCTATAACATTGGGGAAAATGAGAATTGGTAGTGCTACCGACCGTCTTATTGAGGCGTTAAATTCCCCATTAATAGAAAATAAGATGAATATCATAATAGGATTAGGATATACAAAAGACCAAAAGGCAATAAAATACTTAGTAAATATGCTAGAGAATGGAAATTTGAGCAATGAAATTAAAGCATGCATAATTACTTCTCTTGCGAATTTAGAAGCTTTTGAGGCAAAGGATATAGTAAAAAAGTATATAGATGATAAGGAATTAAGAATAAATACTATGTCCGCTTTGGTGCAACTTGGTGAAATGAAGTACTTAGGAGGGTTATTTGAATACTTGATATCCTCTAATAAATCTTACAGTGAAACATCATGTGCTATAAAGGAGCTAAAAAGGCTTAAAGGGTTTAAAGACAGCAGGATAAGCAGAGAGATAACAAATGGTATAAAATACTTAATTAGAAATAATGATGGTTATGCATGCTTAAACGCATTAAGGATTTTAGATACAAATATTGATGATGGCATGGCTGAAGAGTTGATTCTGAAACTAAAGACGACCAAGAAAGAAGAAATACAATACACTATTTATAAGATATTGGGTAAAAATACAGGTATACTGAGTAATATCATAAATGAAAGGATTTTTATTGATGCATCTTTAAATGATAGCACAAGAATTAGATATTTGGCGCAGAAGATTATTGAGAAAAATTATAAGGGCAGAGATAAACTTATAAAGGCATGA